The Drosophila biarmipes strain raj3 chromosome 2L, RU_DBia_V1.1, whole genome shotgun sequence genome has a window encoding:
- the LOC108029255 gene encoding stress-induced-phosphoprotein 1: MDKVNELKERGNQALNAEKFDEAVAAYTEAIALDGQNHVLYSNRSAAFAKAGKFQEALEDAEKTIQLNPTWPKGYSRKGAAAAGLHDYMKAFEAYNEGLKYDPTNAILLQGRTDITASALNYMQSHGDIPMDVDPQQTRSRRAPSPPPAKPAEPQKPAEPRVEDMTEEQKKKYFAKKEKELGNAAYKKKDFETALKHYNAAIEHDPTDITFYNNIAAVHFERKEYEECIKQCEKGIEVGRESRADFKLIAKSFARIGNTYRKLENYKQAKIYYEKAMSEHRTPEIKTSLSEVEAKIKEQERMAYINPEKAEEEKEQGNHFFKKGDYSTAVKHYTEAIKRNPDDPKLYSNRAACYTKLAAFDLGLKDCDTCIKLDEKFIKGYIRKGKILQGMQQQSKAQAAYQKALELDPNNAEAVEGYRQCSMNFQRNPQEVLKNAMSDPEIQQILKDPAMRMILEQMQNDPNAVKEHLQNPAIADKIMKLLESGIIQIH, encoded by the exons ATGGACAAG GTGAACGAACTCAAGGAAAGGGGCAACCAGGCGCTAAACGCCGAGAAATTCGACGAGGCGGTGGCGGCTTACACAGAGGCCATCGCGCTGGACGGCCAGAACCATGTGCTCTACAGCAACCGATCGGCGGCGTTCGCCAAGGCCGGAAAGTTCCAGGAGGCTCTCGAGGATGCGGAGAAGACCATCCAGCTGAATCCCACCTGGCCGAAGGGTTACTCTCGCAAAGGAGCGGCCGCCGCGGGCCTGCACGACTACATGAAGGCCTTCGAGGCTTACAACGAGG GCCTCAAGTACGATCCCACGAACGCCATACTGCTGCAGGGTCGCACAGACATCACTGCCTCTGCCCTGAACTACATGCAATCGCACGGCGATATCCCTATGGACGTAGACCCTCAGCAGACGCGTAGCCGGCGAGCTCCGTCGCCACCGCCAGCGAAGCCCGCTGAGCCCCAAAAGCCCGCCGAACCGCGGGTGGAGGACATGACTGAGGAGCAGAAGAAGAAGTACTTTGCCAAGAAGGAGAAAGAACTGGGCAACGCCGCCTACAAGAAGAAGGATTTCGAAACGGCTCTGAAACACTACAACGCTGCCATCGAACACGATCCCACGGATATCACGTTCTACAACAACATCGCTGCCGTTCACTTCGAGCGCAAGGAGTACGAGGAGTGCATCAAGCAGTGCGAGAAGGGCATCGAGGTCGGTCGCGAGAGTCGCGCCGACTTCAAGCTGATAGCCAAGTCCTTTGCCCGTATCGGGAACACCTATCGCAAGTTAGAGAACTACAAGCAGGCGAAGATCTACTACGAGAAGGCCATGTCCGAGCATCGCACGCCGGAGATCAAGACCTCGCTGAGCGAGGTGGAGGCCAAGATCAAGGAGCAGGAGCGAATGGCCTACATTAATCCTGAGAAGGccgaggaggagaaggagcaAGGCAACCACTTCTTTAAGAAGGGCGACTACAGCACCGCCGTGAAACACTATACCGAGGCCATTAAGCGCAACCCGGATGATCCCAAGCTGTATAGCAACCGCGCCGCCTGCTACACCAAGCTGGCCGCCTTCGATCTGGGCCTCAAGGACTGCGACACTTGCATCAAACTGGACGAGAAGTTCATCAAGGGTTACATTCGCAAGGGCAAGATCCTGCAGGGCATGCAGCAGCAGTCCAAGGCCCAGGCCGCCTACCAGAAGGCCCTGGAGCTCGATCCCAACAACGCGGAGGCCGTCGAGGGCTACCGCCAGTGCTCGATGAACTTCCAGCGCAATCCCCAGGAGGTGCTCAAAAACGCCATGTCCGATCCGGAGATTCAACAGATCCTCAAGGACCCGGCCATGCGCATGATTTTAGAGCAGATGCAGAACGATCCCAATGCAGTCAAAGA ACACTTGCAGAATCCAGCCATCGCCGATAAGATAATGAAACTGCTGGAATCGGGCATCATTCAGATACACTAG
- the LOC108029261 gene encoding splicing factor U2af 38 kDa subunit, producing MAEYLASIFGTEKDKVNCSFYFKIGACRHGDRCSRIHNKPTFSQTVLLQNLYVNPQNSAKSADGSHLVANVSDEEMQEHYDNFFEDVFVECEDKYGEIEEMNVCDNLGDHLVGNVYIKFRNEADAEKAANDLNNRWFGGRPVYSELSPVTDFREACCRQYEMGECTRSGFCNFMHLKPISRELRRYLYSRRRRARSRSRSPGSRRRGSRSRSRSPGRRGGGRGDGVGGGNYLNNERDNMRGGNDRGNDRDRRKGGGGGGGGGGGGGGRY from the exons ATGGCCGAGTACTTGGCATCCATTTTTGGCACGGAAAAGGACAA GGTAAACTGCTCGTTCTACTTCAAGATAGGCGCTTGCCGCCACGGCGACCGTTGCTCGCGCATCCACAACAAGCCCACCTTTTCGCAGACGGTGCTGCTCCAGAATCTGTACGTGAACCCGCAGAACTCGGCCAAATCCGCGGACGGCTCCCATCTGGTGGCCAATGTCTCCGACGAGGAGATGCAGGAGCACTACGACAACTTCTTCGAGGACGTGTTCGTCGAGTGCGAGGACAAGTACGGTGAGATCGAGGAGATGAACGTGTGCGACAACCTGGGCGACCACCTGGTCGGCAATGTCTACATCAAATTCCGCAACGAGGCGGACGCGGAGAAGGCGGCAAATGATTTGAACAACCGGTGGTTCGGCGGTCGGCCGGTCTACTCGGAACTCTCGCCGGTCACCGACTTCCGCGAGGCCTGCTGTCGCCAGTATGAGATGGGCGAGTGCACCCGCTCCGGCTTCTGCAACTTCATGCACTTGAAGCCCATCTCGCGGGAGCTGCGGAGGTACCTCTACTCCCGCCGCCGCCGAGCCCGCTCCCGTTCCCGCTCGCCCGGAAGTCGCCGTCGCGGCTCCCGCAGCAGGTCCCGCTCGCCGGGACGACGGGGTGGCGGCCGTGGCGACGGCGTCGGCGGAGGCAACTACTTGAACAACGAGCGGGACAACATGCGCGGCGGCAATGATCGCGGCAACGATCGCGACCGCCGCAAAggtggtggtggaggaggcggcggtggAGGTGGCGGTGGTGGACGGTATTAA